In a genomic window of Glycine max cultivar Williams 82 chromosome 13, Glycine_max_v4.0, whole genome shotgun sequence:
- the LOC100801731 gene encoding SUN domain-containing protein 2, translating into METDRERPHRSTSELFVCFTSRLSSSSMKLSSKSILSPSRSRDPPQISLSSSLSRRLKSNGSIKGGGGGQASPMFPTGGGGKRRGCGFENPEPSSPKVTCIGQVRVKTKKQGKKMRARSKRRGEASFRKGEQQVGVNSNANIGSANLNPDLTRQNSQGFQHHQNCLKHRNNQRWVHLPLTICEALREFSCFFPCRSSCMSTEKEEKGGGVEGGGHGMMMREGSCGINNNNNNNNNNNVGRWLVALQDGDGKGRGIELVMEEEMEVSGRERSVRSHSQRRHVFEDIDVDLVVGEEQEKKHEELVGEEEEQARVSICIPPKNALLLMRCRSDPVKMAALANRFWESPVHKDKCQEEQQDDEEESGDEEEEQEDDKEQHHKMKDEQQEEALEQVEREAIEDSICERETETAVVATENDEEEQDGKESYEIVSRENLESQVFTEVVKEEEKVDEEEAANGGNAIEEGETLTHPEAYSDLENLKTEEKEANLEEGKEERENNDSSELSSTPETFAASEKENDGAEAETEPVTVETSEGSTEEEEEKVIEPKEQPQQPGPTREPNSDPESMERENGSKREERDREALPECLLLMMCEPKLSMEVSKETWVCSTDFIRWLPERTAAGGGNRVAAETLAKSKPKPKPMMQPPRSSCSFPAARGGAGVSMAAMIEQKLMGSKSGNGYEPFVLTRCKSEPMRSSAKLAPEACFWNNRKLEPHPPAAQLGVGAPAGIGF; encoded by the coding sequence ATGGAAACAGATAGAGAGAGACCCCATCGCAGCACAAGCGAGTTGTTTGTTTGCTTCACTTCCCGTTTGTCCTCTTCATCCATGAAGCTCTCATCCAAGTCCATTCTCAGCCCAAGCCGCAGCAGAGACCCTCCTCAGATTTCCCTCTCTTCCTCCCTCAGCAGGAGGCTCAAGAGCAATGGCAGCATCAAGGGTGGTGGAGGTGGTCAAGCCTCTCCAATGTTCCCAACCGGTGGTGGTGGCAAGAGAAGAGGCTGTGGCTTTGAGAATCCTGAACCTTCTTCTCCCAAAGTCACTTGCATTGGCCAGGTGAGGGTGAAAACCAAGAAGCAAGGGAAGAAGATGAGGGCAAGGTCCAAGAGACGAGGTGAAGCTAGCTTCAGGAAGGGTGAACAACAAGTTGGTGTTAATTCTAATGCTAATATTGGTAGTGCAAATCTGAATCCAGATCTCACTAGACAGAACAGCCAAGGGTTTCAGCATCACCAGAACTGTTTGAAGCATAGGAATAACCAAAGATGGGTGCATCTTCCTTTGACTATATGTGAGGCTTTGAGGGAGTTTAGTTGTTTTTTTCCTTGTAGGTCTTCTTGCATGTCAACTGAAAAGGAGGAGAAAGGTGGTGGAGTGGAAGGAGGAGGACATGGGATGATGATGAGAGAGGGTTCATGTgggattaataataataataataacaataataataacaatgttGGAAGGTGGTTGGTGGCTTTGCAAGATGGGGATGGGAAGGGGAGGGGGATTGAGCTTGTGATGGAGGAGGAGATGGAGGTGAGTGGGAGAGAGAGGAGTGTGAGGAGTCATAGTCAGAGGAGGCATGTGTTTGAGGACATTGATGTTGATTTGGTGGTGGGAGAGGAGCAAGAGAAGAAGCATGAGGAGTTGGTTGGAGAGGAGGAAGAGCAGGCTAGAGTTAGCATATGTATTCCTCCCAAGAATGCTCTTTTGTTGATGAGGTGCAGATCTGATCCGGTCAAAATGGCTGCTTTGGCTAACCGGTTTTGGGAATCTCCTGTTCACAAAGACAAATGTCAAGaagaacaacaagatgatgaagaagaaagtgGAGATGAGGAGGAAGAGCAAGAGGATGACAAAGAGCAACACCACAAAATGAAAGATGAACAACAAGAAGAAGCACTAGAGCAAGTTGAAAGAGAAGCCATAGAAGATAGCATTTGTGAGAGAGAAACAGAAACTGCTGTTGTAGCCactgaaaatgatgaagaagaacaagatgGGAAAGAAAGCTATGAAATTGTAAGCAGAGAAAATCTAGAAAGCCAAGTATTTACTGAAGTagtaaaagaggaagaaaaggttgatgaagaagaagcagcaaatGGAGGAAATGCCATTGAAGAAGGTGAAACTTTAACTCACCCAGAAGCTTATTCAGATCTAGAGAACCTTAAAACCGAAGAAAAAGAGGCTAATCTCGAAGAGGgtaaagaagagagagaaaacaacGATAGCTCGGAACTTTCTTCCACCCCAGAAACCTTCGCAGCttcagaaaaagaaaacgaCGGAGCAGAGGCAGAAACAGAACCAGTAACGGTGGAAACTTCAGAAGGGTCAAcggaggaggaagaagagaaagtgATCGAACCGAAGGAACAACCTCAGCAACCAGGCCCGACCCGAGAACCAAACTCGGATCCGGAGTCAATGGAGCGAGAAAACGGGTCAAAGCGCgaagagagagacagagaagcGTTGCCGGAGTGTTTGTTGCTGATGATGTGCGAGCCGAAGCTGTCGATGGAGGTTTCTAAGGAAACGTGGGTGTGCAGCACCGACTTCATACGGTGGCTGCCGGAGAGAACCGCCGCAGGCGGCGGCAACAGGGTCGCCGCAGAAACGCTTGCAAAGTCCAAGCCAAAACCGAAGCCGATGATGCAGCCACCGCGGTCGTCGTGCTCGTTCCCGGCGGCGAGAGGCGGCGCCGGGGTGTCGATGGCGGCGATGATTGAGCAGAAGCTGATGGGGTCCAAATCGGGTAACGGGTACGAGCCGTTTGTGCTCACGCGCTGCAAGTCGGAGCCGATGCGGTCCTCGGCTAAGCTCGCGCCGGAGGCTTGTTTCTGGAACAACAGGAAGCTCGAGCCGCACCCACCCGCGGCACAGCTTGGAGTCGGCGCGCCGGCTGGTATTGGgttctga
- the LOC100802263 gene encoding LOW QUALITY PROTEIN: uncharacterized protein (The sequence of the model RefSeq protein was modified relative to this genomic sequence to represent the inferred CDS: substituted 1 base at 1 genomic stop codon), whose protein sequence is MLHSQCHHHHLLFPFTLTHHKVKPPLSILPPLLHHKPTILHSVSASAIPPWLAQLADAAADIDFETEGEGPVELPFSSTPSIFATADDPSPIQVASSVLLTGAVSVFLFRSLRRRAQRVKQSQFRSSGEKSIKEEALDSLKAMGSGSVKAKEDSASPGXALLGGISAGVIALILYKFATTIEAGLNRQTISDNFSVRQITITIRTIVNGLTYLATFVFGLNSLGLFLYSGQLALKFIMGNSTEKETESKSTDQPNLSNSSIESSTDKTELSSRKEEQSSNDAQ, encoded by the exons ATGTTGCACTCTCagtgccaccaccaccaccttctcTTCCCATTCACACTCACACACCACAAAGTTAAACCCCCTCTCTCCATTCTCCCACCTCTTCTTCACCACAAACCCACCATTCTCCACTCTGTTTCGGCTTCAGCCATTCCTCCATGGCTCGCACAACTCGCCGATGCAGCAGCAGACATTGACTTTGAGACAGAAGGAGAGGGCCCTGTTGAACTTCCATTCTCTTCCACTCCTTCCATTTTCGCCACCGCCGACGACCCTTCTCCCATCCAAGTCGCTTCCAGTGTTCTCCTCACCGGCGCCGTCTCCGTCTTCCTCTTCCGCTCCCTCCGCCGCAGGGCTCAACGTGTCAAACAATCA CAATTCAGGTCTTCAGGAGAGAAGTCAATAAAGGAAGAAGCATTGGATAGCTTGAAAGCTATGGGGTCGGGTTCAGTGAAGGCTAAGGAGGATTCAGCTTCACCTGGTTAGGCATTGCTTGGGGGAATATCTGCTGGAGTTATTGCTCTTATTCTCTATAAGTTTGCCACTACCATTGAGGCAGGTCTAAACCGACAGACAATTTCAGATAACTTCTCT GTCCGCCAGATAACCATTACCATAAG GACAATAGTGAATGGCTTGACCTACCTTGCAACATTTGTTTTTGGCCTGAATTCCCTTGGTTTATTCCTTTATTCTGGCCAGCTTGCCCTCAAATTCATCATGGGAAATTCAACTGAAAAGGAAACTGAAAGTAAAAGCACCGATCAGCCAAATTTATCAAATTCATCCATTGAGAGTTCCACAGATAAGACTGAATTGAGCAGCAGGAAGGAAGAACAAAGTTCAAATGATGCACAATAG
- the LOC100803315 gene encoding uncharacterized protein produces MEPIGNSYESSFSKDEKVEAADLLLEECWFFDNLLKITPRMTRCHSEPYPSSTGLISPPDFLVKDSNSNSSSPSKPLNNGAIVHPKIQRAPYMPPLRLREEEEDQKGSSSTRSKLVHQPTDPVVSHAASKPHCAQMKGRHNSDCVRRKSKLLRTPSLPPSIGRDEKLQVYDTRPGRFHKQPSTPTQIDILPPRQTSKSCSIPRCRPARKTEVESFNKEGIMEMRRRYLNQKTMRRSLSDLEFEEVQGFKDLGFSFEKETLSPSLASILPGLQEKKRDETEEDKAARRPYLSEAWLVQSCAPAIPNWTSHKSSGDMKVQIKFWARAVASNVHLKC; encoded by the exons ATGGAGCCTATTGGAAACTCTTATGAGTCTTCTTTTTCCAAAGATGAAAAAGTGGAAGCTGCAGATCTTCTTCTGGAGGAGTGCTGGTTCTTTGATAACTTATTAAAGATAACACCAAGGATGACAAGGTGTCACTCTGAGCCTTACCCTTCTTCCACTGGCCTAATCAGCCCCCCAGATTTTTTGGTGAAGGACTCAAACTCAAACTCATCATCACCAAGTAAACCACTAAACAATGGTGCTATTGTCCATCCAAAGATCCAGAGAGCACCATACATGCCACCATTGAGactgagagaagaagaagaagaccaaAAAGGAAGCAGTTCTACAAGAAGCAAATTGGTGCACCAACCAACAGATCCTGTTGTGTCTCATGCAGCAAGTAAACCTCATTGTGCACAAATGAAAGGACGTCATAACAGTGATTGCGTTAGAAGGAAAAGCAAACTTCTTAGAACACCATCTTTGCCTCCATCCATAGGGAGAGATGAAAAGTTGCAAGTATATGATACTAGACCTGGCAGATTCCACAAGCAACCATCAACACCTACGCAAATTGACATTCTGCCCCCCAGGCAAACCTCTAAG TCTTGTAGCATTCCAAGATGTAGACCAGCCAGAAAGACTGAGGTTGAAAGCTTCAACAAAGAGGGTATTATGGAGATGAGGCGCAGGTACTTGAATCAGAAAACAATGAGAAGAAGCCTAAGTGATCTTGAATTTGAAGAAGTTCAGGGGTTCAAGGATTTGGGGTTCTCATTTGAGAAAGAAACCTTAAGTCCAAGTTTAGCTAGCATACTGCCTGGTTtgcaagagaaaaaaagagatgaGACAGAGGAAGATAAGGCAGCAAGGAGACCATACTTATCAGAGGCATGGTTGGTACAAAGTTGTGCTCCTGCAATTCCAAATTGGACTTCTCACAAGTCTTCAGGTGACATGAAAGTGCAAATCAAGTTTTGGGCTAGAGCAGTGGCTTCAAACGTACACCTGAAATGCTGA
- the LOC100803849 gene encoding uncharacterized protein, whose amino-acid sequence MRSSPSSLGSSSRSGSRLRKKHKRLDAICEEEYSRNHGELNEDNGDLNPDAGVRRSSRVRRAPMLLDASPAPPKKRRKVGKGGIGRIVEGARRLGRENKGSGGAWSSRLRSRVGNVGVRVKEERESPRGKRKLFEGVVGRRGVEEVGGKEELGGLMPKVVKSKRPGRIKATKHEEGHEEDVSDGSLEESKSQEVEIMLSSGEESDSDPETKLSGGDCMDDSDGNASPVIGNEEGNPMDDSDGDVAPMIGNEEGDQMDDFDGNDPLMVGNKKNLCNDLQIDECDGNAESSPMEHVVKVDDQLESVKESKNVGDVAEQVDNEGSVGKEVDVNENVLKDANDGKEDDADENVLKGANVGRSDELKHASIDKRGHQRIKEGRRCGLCGGGSDGKPPKRLAQDNGESENEAYSGSSSSEETNYDIWDGFDDEPGWLGRLLGPINDHCGIARIWVHLHCAVWSPEVYFANFGCLKNARAALFRGRALKCTRCGRRGATTGCRVDRCPRTYHLPCARASGCIFDHRKFLIACTDHRHLFQPRGNKYLARIKKLKARKIMWEIRKRSNEACRKDIGDEERWLENCGEDEEFLKRENKRLHRDLLRIAPVYIGGSDSASENSFQGWESVAGLKDVIRCMKEVVILPLLYPDLFDNLGLTPPRGVLLHGHPGTGKTLVVRALIGACSRGDKRIAYFARKGADCLGKYVGDAERQLRLLFQVAEKCQPSIIFFDEIDGLAPRRTRQQDQTHSSVVSTLLALMDGLKSRGSVVVIGATNRPEAVDPALRRPGRFDREIYFPLPTIEDRASILSLHTQKWPKPITGSLLEWIARKTPGFAGADLQALCTQAAMNALKRNFPLQEVLSLAAEEKHSGSKHIPLPSFAVEERDWLEAFFSSPLPCSRRDAGNAANDAVCSPLPIQLIPCLLQPLCTLLVSLYLDERLWLPLSILKAATVIKDVMISALDKKQKPSDRWWLHMDDFLQETNIVYELKRKLTCSGILSANDGNAGSCETEDDANNNSLKLESSTRNHPGMRSGLFALTNKSGFRILISGNSRSGPRHLASCLLHCFIGNIEIQKIDMATILQEGHGEVVQGIGQILMKCASRQSCIVFLPRIDLWAVEKHFQIAERTDSCLMMGKSCFTRNQVVEKENEISTEKNSTEMIKGQANTKASYAWMSFIEQVESIDVSTSLMILATSEVPYTELPHKVREFFKSYQSKDGRSTPLEQTIPRFSVQIDENFDHDMVINLSALELLRNVVEQLVQLIHQRSHVHMGSQKGRSYESIEVSKDKVCQRKEDGPANDKKSEIQLESFTKVPPTPNSKSLKGKSTLLLAISTFGYQILLYPHFAELCWVTSKLDEGPCADVSGPWRGWPFNSCIVRPNNSQDKVAVSCSSGGTKSREASGLVRGLIAVGLSAYRGVYKSVREVSLDVRKVLEILIEKINTKIQVGKDRYQYFRILSQVAYLEDMVNNWAYSLLSLEQDSPEHKTKVIPESGGPLNSHLTWENHQTEDEDCHLVVPVDGNDLETLEGSHKEIPSETTGYLASDDNNDNVEIIDCDDGNASSEGSLQNHSFPDNKNINNTTAASQPLYPSTSLENGTLFGQSEPVTAGNNEEMDGELEISEDLKKSTCTHPVVPFQNGLHTACDPETQNVEIGNLITISDQPFSLSAVETATKSSDGKSDKQENATDNNVSSSNGSGPAESGVICLYQCCPACLHSLHHLTKKILVEKWGLNSEQWTAEDVHDAVASLSVDLISAVRKCSMPQDFIDSSNKTSRNEKHGTSLDCLKLRTCNNGNQGKDVVPAECFSHAASQHATAMEDMALNEESTKLDLKFVFRDGVLVHMDPDKDVKVHCKFENLCLCSLRELIVMKKRPFD is encoded by the exons GTTGGGAGGTTTGATGCCGAAAGTGGTTAAGTCGAAGAGACCGGGGAGGATTAAAGCCACAAAACATGAGGAAGGGCATGAAGAGGATGTGTCTGATGGGAGTTTGGAGGAGAGTAAGAGTCAGGAAGTGGAGATTATGTTGAGCAGTGGTGAGGAGAGTGATTCTGATCCGGAAACCAAATTGTCTGGAGGGGATTGCATGGATGATTCAGATGGAAATGCCTCTCCTGTGATAGGGAATGAGGAGGGGAATCCAATGGATGATTCGGATGGAGATGTCGCTCCTATGATAGGGAATGAGGAGGGGGATCAGATGGATGATTTTGATGGAAATGACCCTCTGATGGTAGGGAACAAGAAGAACTTATGCAACGATTTGCAAATAGATGAATGTGATGGCAACGCTGAATCGTCTCCAATGGAGCATGTAGTTAAAGTGGATGATCAGTTAGAGAGTGTGAAGGAAAGCAAAAATGTAGGTGATGTAGCTGAACAGGTAGATAATGAAGGATCTGTTGGTAAGGAGGTTGACGTCAATGAAAATGTCTTGAAAGATGCAAATGATGGTAAGGAGGATGATGCTGATGAAAATGTCTTGAAAGGTGCAAATGTTGGGAGGTCGGATGAGTTGAAACATGCTTCAATTGACAAGCGTGGTCACCAGCGTATCAAAGAGGGAAGGCGGTGTGGTTTGTGTGGTGGAGGGAGCGATGGTAAGCCTCCGAAAAGGTTAGCTCAGGATAATGGTGAAAGTGAGAATGAAGCTTATAGCGGGTCATCATCTTCAGAGGAGACTAATTATGATATCTGGGATGGTTTTGATGATGAACCTGGTTGGCTTGGGCGTCTCTTGGGTCCTATTAATGATCACTGTGGTATTGCTAGAATATGGGTTCATCTGCACTGTGCTGTATGGAGTCCAGAG GTTTATTTTGCTAACTTTGGATGCTTAAAAAATGCGAGAGCTGCACTTTTCCGAGGAAGAGCATTGAAGTGCACGCGTTGTGGGAGGCGAGGGGCAACCACTGGTTGTCGCGTTGATCGTTGTCCAAGAACTTATCACTTG CCTTGTGCAAGAGCAAGTGGTTGCATCTTTGATCATCGCAAATTTCTTATAGCTTGCACAGATCATCGGCATCTCTTCCAACCACGTGGCAATAAATATTTAGCCCGGATAAAGAAGTTGAAGGCTAGGAAAATAATGTGGGAGATAAGGAAGCGATCAAATGAAGCTTGCAGAAAAGATATTGGAGATGAAGAGAGATGGTTGGAAAATTGTGGAGAGGATGAAGAATTTTTGAAACGTGAGAACAAGAGGCTTCATCGTGATTTATTGAGAATAGCCCCAGTGTACATTGGGGGTTCAGATTCTGCCAGTGAAAATTCATTTCAGGGATGGGAATCTGTTGCTGGGCTTAAAGATGTCATCCGTTGTATGAAAGAAGTTGTTATTTTACCTCTCCTATATCCTGACCTCTTTGATAATTTAGGGCTTACACCTCCAAGAGGTGTTCTTTTGCATGGGCATCCTGGAACGGGGAAAACTTTGGTGGTCCGGGCATTGATAGGTGCATGTTCCCGTGGTGATAAGCGGATTGCATATTTTGCCCGTAAAGGTGCAGATTGCTTGGGGAAGTATGTTGGTGATGCTGAGCGTCAACTAAGACTATTATTTCAGGTTGCTGAGAAATGTCAACCTTCTATAATATTCTTTGATGAAATAGATGGGTTGGCACCCCGCCGCACTAGGCAGCAAGATCAGACACACAGTTCTGTTGTGTCAACATTGCTTGCTCTTATGGATGGTTTGAAATCAAGGGGTTCAGTTGTGGTAATAGGTGCAACAAACCGTCCTGAAGCTGTTGACCCAGCACTTAGGCGCCCCGGTAGATTTGATCGagaaatttattttccattacCAACAATTGAGGACAGAGCTTCCATTCTCTCACTTCACACCCAGAAGTGGCCAAAACCAATTACCGGGTCCTTGCTTGAGTGGATTGCAAGAAAAACACCTGGATTTGCTGGTGCTGATCTCCAGGCTCTTTGTACCCAAGCGGCGATGAATGCGTTGAAGAGGAATTTCCCTTTGCAAGAAGTCCTGTCTTTAGCTGCTGAAGAAAAACATTCTGGTTCTAAGCACATTCCTCTTCCATCCTTTGCAGTGGAGGAGAGGGATTGGTTAGaggcttttttttcttccccacTACCTTGCTCCCGGAGAGATGCTGGAAATGCTGCTAATGATGCAGTATGCTCCCCTCTTCCCATCCAACTTATTCCTTGTTTATTGCAGCCATTATGCACTCTTCTTGTATCTCTTTATCTTGATGAACGATTATGGTTACCACTTTCCATACTGAAAGCTGCAACAGTGATAAAGGATGTCATGATTTCTGCTCTAGACAAAAAGCAAAAGCCTTCTGATCGCTGGTGGTTGCACATGGATGattttcttcaagaaacaaaCATTGTTTATGAGTTAAAGAGAAAGCTTACTTGTTCTGGCATTTTATCTGCCAACGACGGCAATGCTGGTTCTTGTGAAACTGAGGATGATGCCAATAATAACAGCTTGAAGTTAGAATCCTCCACAAGGAACCATCCTGGCATGCGTAGTGGTTTATTTGCATTGACCAACAAATCAGGATTTCGGATATTAATATCTGGAAATTCACGATCTGGCCCGAGGCATCTTGCTTCTTGCCTTCTTCACTGCTTTATTGGTAATATTGAAATACAGAAGATTGATATGGCAACTATTTTACAAGAAGGGCATGGAGAAGTGGTGCAAGGGATTGGTCAGATACTAA TGAAATGTGCTAGCAGGCAATCTTGCATAGTATTCTTGCCAAGAATTGATTTATGGGCTGTGGAAAAACATTTCCAAATTGCTGAAAGGACTGATTCGTGTTTAATGATGGGCAAGTCGTGTTTCACACGAAACCAAGTTGTTGAGAAGGAAAATGAGATTAGTACTGAGAAGAACTCAACTGAGATGATCAAAGGCCAAGCCAACACAAAGGCTTCCTATGCCTGGATGTCATTTATTGAGCAGGTGGAATCCATTGATGTATCCACATCCTTGATGATTCTG GCTACTTCAGAAGTTCCCTATACAGAACTTCCGCACAAAGTAAGGGAATTCTTTAAGAGTTATCAATCTAAAGATGGCCGGTCAACTCCTTTGGAGCAGACAATTCCTCGATTCTCTGTGCAGATTGATGAGAATTTTGATCATGACATGGTGATCAATCTATCCGCACTAGAGCTATTGAGAAATGTAGTTGAGCAGCTGGTTCAATTGATTCATCAGAGATCTCATGTTCATATGGGTTCCCAAAAGGGCAGAAGTTATGAATCAATTGAAGTTTCTAAAGATAAGGTAtgtcaaagaaaagaagatgGACCAGCTAATGATAAGAAGAGTGAAATCCAACTTGAATCCTTTACAAAAGTTCCACCAACACCCAACAGCAAGTCACTGAAGGGAAAGTCGACCCTGTTGTTAGCAATATCCACATTTGGCTATCAAATTCTTTTATACCCACATTTTGCTGAACTTTGTTGGGTCACTTCAAAACTCGATGAAGGTCCTTGTGCTGATGTAAGTGGACCTTGGAGGGGCTGGCCTTTCAATTCTTGTATAGTTCGTCCTAATAATTCACAAGACAAGGTGGCAGTATCTTGTAGTTCTGGTGGCACCAAAAGTAGGGAAGCATCTGGTCTAGTCAGAGGCTTGATTGCTGTTGGTTTATCAGCTTACAGAGGTGTTTATAAATCAGTTAGGGAAGTTTCCCTTGATGTAAGGAAGGTTCTCGAGATCTTAATTGAGAAAATCAATACCAAAATTCAAGTGGGGAAAGATAGATATCAATATTTTCGTATTTTGTCACAAGTGGCTTATTTAGAAGACATGGTCAACAACTGGGCTTATTCATTGCTAAG TCTGGAGCAGGATTCCCCTGAGCATAAAACAAAGGTTATACCAGAAAGTGGTGGGCCATTAAACAGTCATCTCACGTGGGAAAATCACCAAACTGAAGATGAGGACTGTCATTTAGTTGTTCCTGTGGATGGTAATGATTTGGAGACATTGGAGGGAAGTCACAAGGAAATTCCTTCTGAAACAACTGGATATCTTGCCTCTGATGACAACAATGATAATGTAGAGATTATTGATTGTGATGATGGAAATGCTAGTTCTGAAGGATCTCTACAGAACCATTCCTTTCCAGATAATAAGAATATCAACAACACTACTGCTGCAAGCCAACCACTTTATCCATCCACAAGTCTGGAGAATGGGACATTATTTGGACAATCTGAACCTGTAACTGCTGGAAATAATGAAGAGATGGATGGAGAACTAGAGATTTCAGAAGACTTGAAGAAATCCACGTGCACTCACCCTGTGGTCCCTTTTCAAAATGGACTTCACACTGCTTGTGATCCAGAGACACAGAATGTCGAGATTGGTAACTTAATTACCATCTCTGATCAGCCTTTTAGCTTGTCCGCGGTAGAGACTGCTACTAAATCAAGTGATGGTAAATCTGATAAACAGGAGAATGCTACAGATAACAATGTCTCTTCAAGTAATGGCAGTGGCCCTGCTGAATCTGGGGTTATTTGCTTGTATCAATGTTGCCCTGCATGCCTCCACAGTCTCCATCACTTGACAAAGAAAAtacttgttgaaaaatgggGTTTAAACAGTGAGCAGTGGACGGCAGAAGATGTCCATGATGCTGTTGCATCATTATCTGTGGATCTTATTTCAGCAGTTAGAAAATGCTCTATGCCTCAAGATTTCATTGATTCATCAAATAAAACCTCAagaaatgaaaagcatggaACATCTCTCGACTGTTTGAAGCTGAGAACGTGTAATAATGGAAACCAAGGCAAGGATGTTGTGCCAGCTGAATGTTTTTCTCACGCAGCAAGCCAACATGCAACTGCAATGGAAGATATGGCACTGAATGAAGAATCGACGAAGCTTGATCTTAAATTTGTTTTCAGAGATGGTGTACTAGTTCATATGGACCCAGATAAGGATGTCAAAGTTCACTGTAAATTTGAGAATTTGTGCCTTTGTTCTTTAAGAGAGTTGATAGTAATGAAAAAGCGCCCTTTTGATTAG